The genomic region TCATCTCGAGATAGTCTAGTTGTTGGTGATAGCTGATATTATGTATAAATTCTTAGCTCCGGTGTTATCGGCGCGGGTCACCATGAACAGAGGATTTTAACCAAACCCTGATTTTATAAAATCCTCCCCTACCTTTTTGTTCACATCTGCACCTGTGAATGAGGGACACCCAGACAAACTCTGTAATCAGATCTATGATGCAGTTCCTGTTTAGCTCAGGACCCTGACAGCTAGGTTGCTTGTGAAACCTGCACCAAAACCAACATGGTTATGGTTTTTGATATTGCTCAAGGTGTTCATGGAACCTGAGGATATTGGTGCTGGTGATCAAGGTCATATGTTTGGTTATGCTACTGATGAAACACCTGAGCTTATGCCTCTTAGTCATGTTCTTGCAACTAAGCTTGGTGCCCGTTTGACCGGAGTTCGAAAGCATGAAACTTGTGCATGGCTCAGGCCTGATGGAACGACGCAAGTCACAGTTCAATACCTTAATGATAATGGTGCAATGGTTCCACTTCGTGTCCAGACTATTCTTATTTCGACCCAACATGATGTGACTGTTactaatgatgagattgcagctGATCTTTAAGAGCATGTGATTAAGCCTGTTGTGTCAGCTAACTACCTTGATGGTAAGAACCATTTTTCCATCTTATCTCGTCTGGTCATTTCATCATTGGTGGACCCCATGGTGATGCTGGACTTACCGGGCGTAAAATCATCATCGATACTTATGGTGGTTGCTTTCTCCGTAAAGGACCCCACTAAGGTGGACAGAAGTGGTGCTTACATTGTTAAACAAGCTGCTAGCATTGTGGCTTGTGGGTTAGCCAGGAGGGCTACTGTTCAGGTGTCGTATGCCATTGGTGTCCCTGAACTGTTGTCAGTTTTTGTTGATACTTATGGAAAATCAAAGATTCATGACAGGGAGATTTTGAAGATTGTGATGGAGAATTTTGATTTTAGACCCGGAATGATCTCCATCAACCTTGATCTTAAAAGAGGTGGGAACAAGAGGTTCTTGAAGGGTAAAACCGACCATCTTGCGGCCCCACACCAACTGCTCCTACGGTCTAACATGTGAGAGGGAAATCATGTAACACATGCTTAAAGGGACATGGGGCTGGGATTAAACCAATGATCACCGCTTTATGCTGCATGTCCCCCAACCACTAGGCTACTATCGCGGGGACAACAAGAGGTTCTTGAAGACTATTGTGTACGGACATTTCGGCAGGACAGACCCTATTTTCACTTGGGAGGTGGTGAAGGAACTCAAGTGCGAGAAGGCTTAATAAGAAAGCTAGAAGCTTGCTGGGAATTAAAACCATATCTCATTGCTTTCCAAAGTATTACTACATCAAATATATAGAGAGACTACTGAAACGGTGACTCTTCTAATGCTCAATTACATGAGGGAAAAACCGCTTTCTTAGCGGAAGAAAGAGGGAGCCACCCGTCCTGGAAAACGGAGTACGCTTTGGTTATAACAATTCAAGCGAGTAATAAACTAACTATTAAATACCGGTAAGAAAGTCCCACAATTGATAACTCATAGATAAAATAAGATCCATTGACAGTTGGGTCTATATATCTTGACATGAGCGTGAGCTCTCACGTTCAAAGCCCACTTGAAGATATATGTTGACCAAAAGTGCTCGACAAAGAAATCTTTTTGTCGATTCAGGGTGAGTTTTTGTTCCTTcacatttgttggtgattttagtgtcataacagttattttagtTGATTGAGATTTACAGAAAAAATAAGAATTAGCTAGATATAATTAACAATTGATTTGGAGAATGTGGAGTACACATTCGTAAAAGTTGACTAGATACTATCTTGAAAAATAGTGGGGGTTAAAGAGGCCGCGCCCCCTTGCGGGTCCAAGGGGAAGCGCCCCAGCTCAAAAGTTTAGGCACTATATGTTTTATCGAAAAGTTGTCTGCCAACAGATTTTCTCCCCAAGATGAAGGATTACACCCTTTGGTTTATCAATCGAATTATAACTGATTTCCCATCATGAAAATCATTTACTTGCTTTTCATTCCTAAACACATAAAAGACACAAACCTCTCTAATACATTATAATTATATTGTTCTTGCCTACAATCAAATCACGTTCTTATTTCATCCCAATTAGACTTTTGTGATATTCGATGcttgtagggtcgaaatacttaattaAGAAGATGATTTTCCGATTCAAGAACCAAAAGAATTATCAAAACCTTGTTTTTTAAAAACATCTACAATTCCGTAAAGCTACTTTACCTCGCCTTTGCTCAATTATAGTCTTTTCGGGTAGCCTTAAACATGAATACCTTATTCGTCTTTTTTAGATTATGCTTTTGTCGTTGTTATTTATCATTGAGAATTATGAATACCAGAGTTTGAGTGAGTGTGAGTGAACCATTAAATGGGTACTACACATACATGATCAATATAAATATTCGAACAAGCCAACAAGCATAAACAAGTGTAGTTCGTGTTCATTCTTGTGTATATTCCCGTGCTCATTAATTCGAATTGTGTGGTGAATGAGTCATGTCACGCTATGTTTGGTCCATGTAAACTTTGTGAActattttgaatttttaaaacgtcaaATATACAATCTAACACACACATTATGTACAACCCATCTTGAATATTACTAGTAACATTTCACTGTCTTAAATGAGTTTTAAACTTTTAAACCCCAAAAGTACACACTAATATGGtacaaatcattaatattattggtgTTTTTTTCTAAATAAAGTTCGGTTTTATTATAACTTCAACACTTGTACATTTGCAGCCTTTAAGACATAACATTTATACAACAACAAAATTCAATCGCACGTAAGTAGGGTATGGGGATATAACGTTTATACATTTTCATAAATCCGATCCGAAGTATAGCAAAGACCACACAATATGGCTTCGGCCCAATAAAAAGCATCATTTCACGTTTCATATTTCACAAGTAACTCCTCATTCACTACAATCACACCATTCAACTTCATTACCAGCACATCCATCCATCATGCAATCTGGCACAATCACCACTTTATCACCAAGTTTCACCAGCCATTCCTCCAACAACCTAGCTGACGTTGCGGCTAGGGTCATCAAAGAACTCCACCACGAAAATCACGATAGTTACAACGACATATTCAGCTTCAACGATCACAATTATAACACTAATGATGATGAATTCGAATTTGCTGTTGCTAATTCATCTTCAACTTCAGCTATCTCACACGATCATGATAATTTACCTCACTATCCTTTATTTGATACAAGTTTGTTATCAGACGTCGATCCTAATTTAATTAAAATCGTTAATAATCGTACGGATGATACTGATTGTAAACCGTCTCTCGTTGCACGGATTCCGCTTAGAAATCTGTTCAATGAAGAGCGTGATTTCGTGATCGAAACTGATGATCTGTCTAGAATTAAGCCTGAAATGTATTGCGTGTGGAAACCTAAACCTAAAACTAAACCTAAACCTAAAACAGAGTCACCGGAAAAGTGTAATTCTACCGGTAATTCGTCACGGCGGTGGAAGTTTCGTGATATTCTGTACCGGAGTAAAAGCGACGGTGATAAAACGACGCCGTTTCTACTTCTTAAACCGTTAATTTCAACAAATAAGAAGATACATAATGAAAAAGTGAAAAATGTTGAGAATACTGACGGTGTAGCTTCGGTGAATCTACGGCGATCTTACTTACCGTCCGGACAAACGCTGGTTAGTGCATTAACTACTGTAAGTCGATCTAACAGAAATTTACGTCCGTTTTAAAATTTTAGGGTTTGCATTTATGAAAATCATAAGTGAGTCGCTGTGTATATTAATCGTCAGAACTAATTATTGTAATTTacaagcattatatatatatatatatatatatatatatatatatatatatatatatatatatatatatatatatatgtcaagcTATGGTTGACACCATTTGTTAATagtaacttattttttttttttcaaagcatGATTTGCCCCGACACCCCCCAAACTACTAACCCAATACCATCCGGATCCCCTGACCCGCTCCACCAACCCGATCCGAATACCCGCTACTGTAGCTACAGTACTTTTTTTCCGAAACCAACCCGTAGCGAAAGCGCGGGCGAAAATAGTTTTGATTAAAGGGGGTAAAGTGTAATTGCTCTGTGTTTGTGGAATTATGCAAGCAGTAATGAGACACGTTTTGGAAAAGTTAAAGGGGGTAAAGTGTAAGTTAAGAAAAAGTAAAAGGGGAATAAAGGAAAAAGGGAAGTGATACGAAAAAGTGTGTGGGTGGGTTTGATCATCATACAATAATGATGTAACAAGTTTTTTAGTGTTTTAATTAGGAGTACTTAGTTGTTACAAACTTACGGTTGTTATGAAATTTATTTTGTTACGAAATGATCTTATAGCTCTTTTATTAGGTAATATTATACTCCCTAGGATTTTAATacctaactagtgaaatgacctgttAAATTactggtttgtttaaacgaaaaaatttaataacatgttttaagtattaagtgaatgtaaatgctaaagtaatTTATTTTAATGatccgtttgactaagaaacttgtcgttgtttttacaaatatatagagacatgtattttcgcatacatatgtaacgtaattaatttcttaAAAAGAATCCTTTAAATTTAACAAAGACTTAACAGAACACTTTTTATGAGATGATAGGAGTACGTAATATTAATGGTACCTGATTCCCTTAAAGTATAAACAACttaaactataatatatatatatatatatatatatatatatatatatatatatatatatatatatatatatatatatatatatatatatatatatatatatatatatatatatatatatatatgtatgtaaaggtAATTCATCTTCTCACGAGGTCAATTGGCCTTCTATTCTTAATTGGAAGAGTTCGTCAAGAATCCTCAATGTCAAGAGGAAAGCCCGCAATAAAAACAAGAAGAAGGATTCAAAGGAAATGAATTACTGCAATTGTACTGTTAATCCTAATCATCCAACTACAAATAGCAAAAACTGTGGGCAGTCGGCTAGAAGTGACAAGGAACATCGTCCTGTCAGACCTACTAGTAGAAGTAAGTTACAACCTTCGAAATGTGGCGATAATAAGCAACAAGGGGTATCAGAAGATAGTGTTGAACTAAAGAAATTTGGGAGAGAATTAGGACTCAGTTGGCCTGATCAGGCTAAACAGTATGTTTATTCTTTTCATCGTTTTACAGCTGTTTTTAATGAAGGTCATTTCTCTTAATATTCGTGGATTTGGTTCGGACGTGGAAGGTAAATTAGGGTGGGTTAAAACTCTTTGTCGTTCTGAAAAACCCAATTTTTTAGCGCTCCAGGAGACTAAATGTAAAAGATTGGATACGAAGTGGGTATATGCGATTTGGGGGTCTAATAGCTGTGATTTCATTGAGAAAGAGAAAGTTGGAAAATCGGGAGGACAATTGTTAGTTTGGGATAATAAATTATTCGAGGCTACTAATAAGATTGAAAATGATTTCTGTATTGGGATTAGAGGGAAATGGAGAAGTACTGGTATTGAGACGTCTATTATTAACATCTACGGCCCGCATAATGATGCGGATAAATGCAAAATGTGGGATCAACTGAGCAGGCTCATTAGTATTATTGATGGTGGGTTAATATTGTGTGGCGACTTTAATGAGGTACGTGTTCAAGATGAGAGATTCAACAGTCAGTTTATTGAAAGTAGAGCTAAGAAGTTCAATGATTTTATTAAAGACAACAGCTTGATAGACATCCCATTAGGTGGTAGGAAATTTACTCGTATTATTGACAATGGTTTCAAGATGAGTAAACTAGATCGTTTTCTTGTTTCTGAAAAACTCTTTGATACTTACCATGATCTATCGGTTATTGCACTTGAAAGGAAACTTTCGGATCATTGCCCAATCATGCTTCGTGATAATCTCATTGATTTTGGTCCCAAACCGGTGAAGGTTTTTGATACATGGTTAGAACTTGATGGTGCTGAAGCTGCCATTAATGAGGTCTGGAACAAGACAAAATCAGGTAACCGTAAAGATTGTGTATTGAGAAACAAGTTGAAAGATGTTAAGTTTGCCTTGAAGTCTTTGAGCATATCAGCTCTGGGCAACCTTGAAGAAGAAATTGAACACAACAGAAAGAAGGCATCTGATCTAGAGTTAAAAGTGGAGCAAGGCTTGTTAAATGAAGCGGATCATAAACTGTGGATGGATTCGAGAAAGGATTGGTTTGAAAAGGAGAGAATAAAGGCCAATATGTTTAAGCAAAAAGTGCGGGTTAAATGGATAACGGAAGGAGATGAAAACTCACGTTATTTTCATgcttcgatgaaaagaaagttcaCTAAATGCAACATAAGAGGTATAAACATTAACGGGGTTTGGTGTGAGGACCCGGAAAAAATTAAGGAAGCGGCTTTTAATCAttatatgaatatatgaatatctTTCAATCTCATGATCTTAATAGACCAAGTCTCAGGGATATTCAATACCCACGTATTACTGAAGAGGAAGCTGCTGTTCTGGAACAACCGATTACTGAACAGGAAATTATCGATGCAATAAACGAGTGCGGTAGTACAAAGGCTCCTGGGCCTGACGGTTTCAATTTGGGCTTTTTTAAGAAATTCTGGCCCACCATCAAAGAATCTGTGATTGATGCAGTTAGTGGGTTCTGGGCAAATGGAGAATTCTCTAGAGGTTGCAATGCCTCTTTTGTCACCCTCGTTCTGAAAAAATTGGACCCGTTGCATTTTGGTGAGTTTAGACCTATTAGTCTCATAAATAGctattataaaattattgcaaaacTTCTTTCCATTCGGCTCAGAAAAATCATTCATAAGTTAATTGGTGGTGAACAAAGTGCATTTTTAAAAGGGCGGTATATTCTGGACGGGGCCTTAATCGCGAATGAGGTGGTTGATTACCTCCATCACAAAAGACAAAAAGGGGTCATTTTTAAAGTTGATTTCGAAAAAGCTTTCGATAGTCTTAGTTGGGATTTTTTAATGGAGGTTATGGAAAGTATGGGTTTCGGGTTAAGATGGAGGAATTGGATCAGGTCTTGTTTAAAGTCGGCTAGTATATCTATTTTAATTAATGGATCGCCGACTCGTGAATTTAATCTTGGTCGAGGTGTTAGACAAGGTGACCCGCTATcaccttttttatttattttggccGCGGAAGGGCTTAATTTACTTACCAAGGTGGCGGTTCAGAAGTGTAAATTCAAAGGCCTTGAAATTGGTTCGGATAAAGTTATGGTTTCTCATTTACAATACGCGGATGACACTATCTTCATTGGCGAGTGGGATGAAAATAATGTGAATAATCTCATTTTACTCCTTAAATGCTTCGAGTTGACTTCCGGGTTGAAAATAAATTATCATAAGAGTCAATTATTCGGGATAGGTGTTCCTAACAATGAGGTTGTTGCTCTGTCTAGCAAGTTCAATTGTCAAGAAGGTAAGTTACCTTTTATTTACCTTGGCATACCCGTGGGAGCCAAGATGGGTAAAGTTTGCAATTGGTCTCCGGTTATCGAAAAGTTTAAAAAACGTTTATCGGATTGGAAAGCTAGAACAGTGTCTTACGGTGGTCGTGTTACTCTTATAAAGTCGGTTCTAAATAGCCTCCCGTTGTACTACTTCTCCCTCTTTCGTGCCCCGAATTGTTAATGCAGGTATTGACATTGATAACTCAGGAATTCAGTTTTctaattcctttgttaaaaaaGTCAACAATGGTTGCAATACTTGTTTTTGGGATGATCATTGGCTAGGGAATTACAAACTGAAAGATAAATTTGCTCGGCTATACCGGCTTGAATCGGTTAAAGACGTGCTAATTATGGATCGGTTTGAACAATCTGCTTCGGGTTTTAATTGGAACTGGGAATGGCTGCAAAATCCTCGGGGTCGAACAGCAGGTGAATTAAGCGACCTGCAGAATTTATTATCATCAGTCTCGTTTAATAGGGACAAACAGGATACCTGGACGTGGAACCTTTCGAGTAAGGGCTTCTTAACTGTAAAAAAATTGACATCAATCATAGAAGAACATATTCTAGCGGAGCATGCAGTCTCATCATCTCAAGACACTTTGCGTAATAATCTTCTTCCGAAAAAAATTGAAATCTTCATTTGGAGGGCTATACAACGTAAATTACCGGTTCGTGTGGAATTGGATAAAAGAGGTATCGATCTTCACACGGTTAGATGCCCTCTTTGCGACGACGGCATCGAATCGGTTGATCATTCTTTGGTTTTATGCAATCAAGTTTGGGATATTTGGGATAGGGTATACAAGTGGTGGAATCTTGGTAATGTTTCAAACCTGAGCATTAATGAATTGTTTCGGGGTAACACAATGCTTCAATTGACACCGTTCGGGAAAAAGTTATGGCAAGCAGTGGAGTGGTCGTGCGGTTATCTCCTATGGAAAAATAGAAATGGTATGGTCTTCAAAAAGAAAAGTTGGACTCCGCCGGTTGCTCTGAACGAGATTCAAATTAAATCGTTCGAGTGGATTTCTCATCGTATTAATGATAAAAGGCTTGATTGGTTGACTTGGCTTTCAAATCCTCAAAGCTTTGCGACTTAATAGTTTTAGCTAGTTTGTTCTTCTTGCTTGTTATTTGTATATTCGTGCTGGGGTTGTTTTCTTATCATCCCCTGTTGTTTCTTTCGAGTTTTCTTTTTTATATTCTCTTgcttttcaaaaataaaataaaatatatatatatatatatatatatatatatatatatatatatatatatatatatatatatataggaatgcAGCATTTTTACGggaattagtatatatataaataatatattaattataattataattattatattaaaaataaataaataaataataataataataataataataataataataataataataaagttcgcttaaagttgagtatttatacttttaataataataattattattattattagtaataataaatgcctattaaatttttttagaaaatcaaaattacaatttaggagagattaatatttccttttataaaagattttgtattattttttaattaaattaatatataattatgacatcatcattataaaaattaaagggtaattagtttaatgataacatcatcattttagagctttatatgactatatagattgcAATTTTATTAGTTTTGCATTAACTGATTTTAAGTGCTGTTATGGCTTAATCTGCCTAATCAGAGTAGAAACCCTAATAATCACAAAACACAATAGCCGAATaataaacacaaaaaaaaaaaaaaaagaacacgagaattatagtggtttagtttcgatgtgaaacctacatccactttggaactagagagtattattaatttggaggtgatAATTTACAAGTACAATGAGAGACTATATATAGACTAAGAAAAGAACAATAAAAGTCGGCCCAACCAATTAGGGTTGGCCAGACCCTGACTTGGTCACCAAGTAAACTCCAGGCCTGTTTTTATTGGGCTTAAATACCGAAGCCTAcacctcaacaatctcccactagGAGGCTTCGAATAACATCGATCTGCACTCTTGTACTTCTGCAATGCAAGACTCAGCTCATCTCTTCTCTCTCTAGTTCCTGCCTTCTCTTCAATGTTCCTGAAGGCCAGTTGAAGCTATGCACAGCTTCAACTTATCCAGCGTTACTGGTTTGGTGAACATATCTGCTGGATTCTTTGAACCTGGAATGCTCTCCAGATTAAATGTTCCCTTGCTTATCCGTTCTCTGATAAAGTGATACTTCATGCCAATGTGCTTCGTCTTAGCATgatagactg from Rutidosis leptorrhynchoides isolate AG116_Rl617_1_P2 chromosome 9, CSIRO_AGI_Rlap_v1, whole genome shotgun sequence harbors:
- the LOC139868026 gene encoding uncharacterized protein, producing MNIFQSHDLNRPSLRDIQYPRITEEEAAVLEQPITEQEIIDAINECGSTKAPGPDGFNLGFFKKFWPTIKESVIDAVSGFWANGEFSRGCNASFVTLVLKKLDPLHFGEFRPISLINSYYKIIAKLLSIRLRKIIHKLIGGEQSAFLKGRYILDGALIANEVVDYLHHKRQKGVIFKVDFEKAFDSLSWDFLMEVMESMGFGLRWRNWIRSCLKSASISILINGSPTREFNLGRGVRQGDPLSPFLFILAAEGLNLLTKVAVQKCKFKGLEIGSDKVMVSHLQYADDTIFIGEWDENNVNNLILLLKCFELTSGLKINYHKSQLFGIGVPNNEVVALSSKFNCQEGIDIDNSGIQFSNSFVKKVNNGCNTCFWDDHWLGNYKLKDKFARLYRLESVKDVLIMDRFEQSASGFNWNWEWLQNPRGRTAGELSDLQNLLSSVSFNRDKQDTWTWNLSSKGFLTVKKLTSIIEEHILAEHAVSSSQDTLRNNLLPKKIEIFIWRAIQRKLPVRVELDKRGIDLHTVRCPLCDDGIESVDHSLVLCNQVWDIWDRVYKWWNLGNVSNLSINELFRGNTMLQLTPFGKKLWQAVEWSCGYLLWKNRNGMVFKKKSWTPPVALNEIQIKSFEWISHRINDKRLDWLTWLSNPQSFAT